The following are encoded in a window of Propionispora vibrioides genomic DNA:
- a CDS encoding ATP-binding protein, producing DRFGYRSTVISGQLPVREWHGLFEDSTIADAVLDRLVHNSYRFELSGPSKRNPNEP from the coding sequence AAGACAGATTTGGATATCGATCCACCGTCATCTCCGGGCAACTTCCGGTCCGAGAGTGGCATGGGCTGTTTGAAGACAGTACAATTGCCGATGCCGTGCTTGATCGGCTCGTTCACAACTCCTATCGTTTCGAACTTTCCGGGCCATCGAAGCGTAACCCGAATGAGCCCTAG